One window from the genome of Paraclostridium sordellii encodes:
- a CDS encoding MazG-like family protein, giving the protein MRLDKNSEITKNIKIIEWMKTELIISLGDLFNLLFKGTRPVDQILQDTLANIVMVTYLLSKRLGISFKEIDYKIKEKIREGIEEDHSVERWYGDLSNLKNYLDNRE; this is encoded by the coding sequence TTGAGACTAGATAAAAATTCAGAAATAACAAAGAATATAAAGATAATTGAATGGATGAAAACAGAATTAATTATTAGTTTGGGGGATTTATTTAATCTTTTATTTAAAGGAACTAGACCAGTAGACCAAATATTACAAGATACCTTAGCTAATATAGTAATGGTTACATATTTGCTATCAAAGAGATTAGGTATTAGTTTTAAAGAAATAGATTATAAAATAAAGGAAAAGATAAGAGAAGGTATAGAGGAAGACCATAGCGTGGAGAGATGGTATGGAGATTTATCTAATCTTAAAAATTATTTAGATAATAGGGAGTGA
- the dnaB gene encoding replicative DNA helicase has product MEDVGRIPPHSVESEQSILGSILLDKEAIITVTETIQPEDFYKEAHKIIYECMMKLNNKNEPIDLITLTEELKKQGHLEDIGGISYITSLSTIVPTTSNVKYYADIVKEKSVLRKLIKVSNDILNSGYDSSIKVEDLLEKAEKKIFDISQEKSSEDFQSINSVLMDTYDMIEKLYTNKEDITGITTGFDDLNKKTNGLQRTDLILVAARPAMGKTAFSLNLVQNAALKGNASVAVFSLEMSKEQLVQRMLSAQSHVELKKIKNGSLDENDWPRIIDAMSVLSNASIYIDDTPGIKISELRSKCRKLKIEKGLDLILIDYLQLMEGDGGNESRQQEISKISRSLKVIAKELNCPVVALSQLSRAPEQRSDHRPMLADLRESGAIEQDADIVMFLYRDEYYHPDSDRKNIGEIIIAKNRHGETGSVELVWLGEIQKFANKAREM; this is encoded by the coding sequence ATGGAGGATGTAGGTAGAATTCCTCCACATAGTGTGGAGTCTGAGCAGTCTATATTAGGGTCTATACTATTAGATAAAGAGGCAATAATTACTGTTACAGAAACTATTCAGCCAGAAGATTTTTACAAAGAAGCACATAAAATAATTTATGAATGCATGATGAAATTAAACAATAAAAATGAACCTATAGACTTAATAACACTTACAGAAGAGTTAAAAAAGCAAGGTCATTTGGAAGATATAGGTGGCATAAGTTATATAACTAGCTTATCAACAATAGTACCAACAACTTCTAATGTAAAATATTATGCAGACATAGTAAAAGAAAAATCTGTGCTTAGAAAACTTATAAAGGTATCAAATGATATACTTAATTCAGGATATGATAGTTCTATAAAGGTAGAAGATTTATTAGAAAAAGCAGAAAAAAAGATATTTGATATATCTCAAGAAAAATCTAGTGAAGATTTTCAATCTATAAATTCTGTTCTTATGGATACGTATGATATGATTGAAAAGTTATATACTAATAAAGAAGATATAACAGGAATAACTACTGGATTTGATGACTTAAACAAGAAAACTAATGGTTTACAAAGAACAGACTTAATTCTTGTAGCGGCTCGTCCTGCTATGGGTAAGACTGCATTTTCTCTTAACTTAGTACAAAATGCGGCCCTTAAAGGAAATGCATCTGTAGCTGTATTTAGTTTAGAGATGTCAAAAGAACAATTAGTTCAACGTATGTTATCTGCCCAATCTCATGTAGAACTAAAAAAGATAAAAAATGGTAGCCTAGATGAAAATGACTGGCCAAGAATTATAGATGCTATGTCAGTCTTATCTAATGCTAGTATATATATAGACGATACGCCAGGTATAAAAATTAGTGAGTTAAGATCTAAATGTAGAAAGTTAAAAATTGAAAAAGGTTTAGATTTAATTCTTATCGACTATCTTCAACTTATGGAAGGTGATGGAGGTAATGAAAGTAGACAACAAGAAATATCTAAAATATCTAGATCTTTAAAAGTGATAGCTAAGGAGCTTAATTGCCCTGTAGTGGCATTATCTCAGTTATCACGTGCACCTGAACAAAGATCAGACCATAGGCCTATGCTTGCTGACTTAAGAGAGTCAGGGGCTATAGAACAGGATGCTGATATAGTAATGTTCCTATATAGAGATGAATATTATCATCCAGATTCGGATAGAAAAAATATAGGAGAAATTATTATAGCTAAGAATAGACACGGAGAAACTGGGTCTGTTGAATTAGTATGGTTAGGTGAAATACAAAAATTTGCAAACAAAGCTAGAGAAATGTAA
- a CDS encoding DHH family phosphoesterase, whose product MFDKSTFKFNMPETNAYIVVIGILSLILLYFNIYIGTAIFILFVYIVFHNWRSRDIRRKEWNKYIQDLAVDIDEVTKKAILNLPIPLCILEFDGSITWYNTKFHEMTEKEDTLGMNIENLVKNIDLRKVLNENKELYTDINYKGRNYTIVYNVVKSDQENKTKYLMMLYWIDKTEYLNLKTKYNEEQNVVATIQVDGYEEVLQSAPEERRPLMNVEIDKILASLEVSCNGALEKTAKDKYFLVLSKSELDKLEFDKFSILDKIREIDQGNTLPVTISMGIGIEGKTINENFKLAKGALDLALGRGGDQAVIKTKDRSIFYGGKSKAVEKKTKVKSRLIGHALREIILESKDIYIMGHKYPDMDAMGAAVGIYDICKSCNKGANIVLNNTNDSIDEFIKRVKSSDYYPNIFVNKDEAIKNCAKDTLVIVVDTHRPNFTECPELLEISDKVVVIDHHRRGVEFINDTVLLFHETYVSSTCEMVTELVQYMEDDVKINKLTAEGLMAGISLDTKNFAFKTGVRTFEAASYLKKAGADTIEVKKLFNSNLKDFIAKAEIMQSTKVINNKICLAYCKADINNINVVVAQAADELLSIKDVEASFVLGKTKSGTIFISARSLGSINVHVLMEKLGGGGHIDIAGAQLENVSLEEGYKMVSDIIKQYLEEEEE is encoded by the coding sequence ATGTTTGATAAGTCGACCTTTAAATTTAATATGCCAGAGACAAATGCATATATAGTGGTAATTGGTATTCTTAGTCTTATTTTACTATATTTTAATATATATATAGGGACAGCTATATTTATTTTATTCGTATATATTGTTTTTCATAATTGGAGATCAAGAGATATAAGAAGAAAAGAATGGAATAAGTATATTCAAGACTTAGCTGTAGATATAGATGAAGTTACTAAAAAGGCTATATTAAACTTGCCAATACCGTTGTGTATACTAGAGTTTGATGGCAGCATTACATGGTATAATACAAAATTCCATGAAATGACAGAGAAAGAAGATACCTTGGGTATGAATATAGAAAATCTTGTTAAAAACATAGATTTAAGAAAAGTTTTAAATGAAAACAAAGAGTTGTATACGGATATAAACTATAAAGGTAGAAATTATACTATAGTTTATAACGTGGTTAAAAGTGACCAAGAAAATAAAACTAAATATCTAATGATGCTTTACTGGATAGACAAAACTGAGTATCTAAATTTAAAAACTAAATATAATGAAGAACAAAATGTTGTAGCTACAATTCAAGTTGATGGTTATGAGGAAGTTTTACAAAGTGCGCCAGAGGAGAGAAGACCACTGATGAATGTTGAAATAGACAAGATTTTAGCATCTTTAGAGGTTAGCTGCAATGGAGCTCTTGAAAAAACAGCTAAAGATAAATATTTTTTAGTATTGAGTAAAAGTGAACTTGATAAACTTGAATTTGATAAATTCTCTATTTTAGATAAGATAAGAGAAATAGATCAAGGAAATACCTTGCCTGTAACAATAAGTATGGGTATAGGTATAGAAGGCAAAACAATTAATGAAAACTTTAAATTAGCCAAAGGTGCGTTAGACCTAGCTCTAGGTAGAGGTGGAGATCAAGCTGTAATAAAAACAAAAGATAGATCTATTTTCTACGGAGGTAAATCTAAAGCAGTTGAAAAGAAAACAAAAGTAAAATCTAGATTAATAGGTCATGCTCTTAGAGAGATAATTCTTGAAAGTAAAGATATATATATAATGGGTCATAAGTACCCTGATATGGATGCTATGGGTGCAGCAGTAGGGATTTATGACATATGTAAATCATGCAATAAAGGTGCTAATATAGTGCTAAACAACACAAATGATTCTATTGATGAATTTATAAAGAGAGTAAAATCATCAGATTACTATCCAAATATTTTTGTCAATAAAGACGAAGCAATTAAAAATTGTGCTAAAGATACACTAGTAATAGTAGTGGATACACATAGACCAAACTTTACTGAATGCCCTGAATTACTAGAAATTTCAGATAAAGTGGTTGTAATAGACCATCATAGAAGAGGTGTTGAATTTATAAATGATACAGTTCTTTTATTCCATGAAACTTATGTATCATCTACATGTGAGATGGTTACTGAATTAGTTCAATACATGGAAGATGATGTGAAAATTAACAAGTTGACAGCAGAAGGATTAATGGCAGGTATAAGTTTAGATACTAAAAACTTTGCTTTCAAAACTGGGGTTAGAACCTTTGAGGCAGCTTCATATCTGAAAAAAGCAGGAGCAGATACAATAGAAGTTAAAAAACTATTTAACTCAAATTTAAAAGACTTTATAGCTAAAGCAGAAATAATGCAAAGCACTAAAGTTATAAATAATAAAATTTGTTTAGCTTATTGTAAAGCAGATATAAATAATATAAATGTAGTTGTTGCTCAAGCAGCTGATGAACTTTTAAGTATAAAAGATGTAGAAGCATCTTTTGTATTAGGGAAAACAAAGAGTGGAACTATATTTATAAGTGCAAGATCATTAGGTTCTATTAATGTACACGTTTTAATGGAAAAATTAGGTGGCGGAGGCCATATTGATATAGCAGGAGCTCAACTTGAAAATGTATCTTTAGAAGAAGGATATAAGATGGTATCAGATATCATAAAACAATATCTAGAGGAGGAAGAAGAGTAA
- a CDS encoding YybS family protein has protein sequence MNDRTKLTQAAILTALAIALCLATAYVPFIGLLVFIIPVPYAIISTMTGHKYALISAISSFFILMLTVDFVYALNLIIISILPGIAVGYKVNKDNGKEDTNKNFTPIYFGTLAFMLSIIIFFVMAKVIFNMDLLAQLLEMMKTSIETQFDIMKSANMLPKDGMTSKQMFSFIQNIIPSMLFVYSIIASLITYYLEAFILRRIKKLSYDLPKFSDFYLPGNAIIISLLLYLGIMGLEMLNTGLYTDIIMLNIQLIFSVMFLLQGISVSIYYIKEWKKKSPGKIVFAIMAVFLLSGTMILSFVGMLDSAIDFRKVRNYKST, from the coding sequence TTGAATGATAGAACTAAACTAACTCAAGCGGCTATACTTACAGCATTAGCTATAGCTTTATGTCTTGCTACTGCTTATGTTCCGTTTATAGGGTTACTAGTGTTTATTATTCCTGTTCCATATGCGATAATTTCAACAATGACAGGGCATAAATACGCATTAATATCAGCTATATCCTCTTTTTTTATATTGATGCTAACCGTTGATTTTGTATATGCTTTAAATTTAATTATAATAAGTATATTACCAGGAATAGCAGTAGGATATAAAGTTAATAAAGATAATGGAAAAGAAGATACGAATAAAAACTTCACTCCAATATATTTTGGGACACTAGCGTTTATGCTATCTATAATTATATTTTTTGTTATGGCAAAAGTAATATTTAACATGGATTTATTAGCACAATTATTAGAAATGATGAAAACTAGTATAGAAACTCAATTTGATATAATGAAAAGTGCAAATATGCTTCCAAAGGATGGTATGACATCAAAGCAAATGTTCAGTTTTATACAAAATATAATACCAAGTATGTTATTTGTATACAGCATAATAGCATCATTAATAACATATTATTTAGAAGCTTTTATTTTAAGAAGAATTAAGAAATTAAGTTATGATTTACCAAAGTTCTCAGACTTTTATTTACCAGGAAATGCTATAATAATATCTCTTTTATTATACCTAGGAATAATGGGATTAGAGATGTTAAATACAGGGCTATATACTGATATTATAATGTTAAATATTCAGCTAATATTTAGCGTTATGTTTTTATTACAAGGGATATCTGTATCTATTTACTATATAAAGGAATGGAAAAAGAAATCACCAGGTAAAATAGTATTTGCTATAATGGCTGTATTTTTATTATCGGGAACAATGATTTTAAGTTTTGTAGGAATGTTAGATAGTGCAATTGACTTTAGAAAGGTGAGAAACTACAAATCCACTTAG
- the rpsF gene encoding 30S ribosomal protein S6 has translation MKNYELVFVVKPNADEEVRTAVLNKVKEVIATEGEVEKVDVWGTKKLAYPIAKFTEGYYVLVNFKSGVEVPKEIDRNLKINENVIRHMIVVA, from the coding sequence GTGAAAAATTATGAATTAGTTTTCGTAGTAAAGCCTAATGCAGATGAAGAAGTAAGAACAGCTGTATTAAACAAGGTTAAAGAAGTTATAGCTACTGAAGGTGAAGTTGAGAAAGTAGATGTTTGGGGTACTAAGAAGTTAGCTTACCCAATAGCTAAGTTCACTGAAGGTTACTATGTATTAGTTAACTTTAAGTCAGGTGTTGAAGTTCCAAAGGAAATAGACAGAAACTTAAAGATAAACGAGAACGTAATAAGACATATGATAGTTGTTGCTTAA
- a CDS encoding DUF3343 domain-containing protein encodes MNEMYIVAFNSTHHAIRTDKVLNEKDIKVTTLPTPREISSSCGISVRFLESDMDTVINSLEENEILYHGIFKVSRLSGGKKEITKLR; translated from the coding sequence ATGAACGAAATGTATATAGTAGCATTCAACTCAACTCACCATGCAATAAGAACAGATAAAGTTTTAAATGAGAAAGATATAAAGGTAACTACTCTACCAACACCTAGAGAAATAAGTTCAAGTTGCGGAATATCTGTTAGATTTTTAGAATCAGATATGGATACTGTTATAAATTCACTTGAAGAAAATGAAATTTTATATCATGGAATATTCAAAGTTAGTAGATTAAGTGGAGGTAAAAAAGAAATAACTAAATTAAGATAG
- a CDS encoding DUF951 domain-containing protein, whose amino-acid sequence MPMKLNVGDIIELKKQHPCGCKEFEITRAGMDFKIKCLNCSRIVQLDRETLEKRIKKVKNL is encoded by the coding sequence GTGCCAATGAAATTAAATGTAGGTGATATTATAGAACTAAAGAAGCAACACCCTTGTGGCTGCAAAGAGTTTGAAATAACAAGAGCTGGAATGGACTTTAAAATAAAATGTCTAAATTGCTCAAGAATTGTACAATTAGATAGAGAAACTTTAGAAAAAAGAATAAAAAAGGTAAAAAACTTGTAA
- the rplI gene encoding 50S ribosomal protein L9: MKVIFLKDVKGTAKKGEVKEVSDGYARNFLFPKKLAVQAGNTELKELKEKQTSQKIKEEKEYEAAVELGKKMEEMNVTIYSKAGDGGRLFGSITSKDIAAQIKKEHGIEVDKRKIMLDEPIRTLGSRFVEIKIHQKVVTKMRVDVKEKQ, encoded by the coding sequence ATGAAAGTTATATTCTTAAAAGACGTAAAAGGAACAGCAAAAAAAGGAGAAGTAAAAGAAGTTAGTGATGGATATGCTAGAAACTTTTTATTTCCTAAAAAATTAGCAGTTCAAGCAGGAAATACAGAATTAAAAGAATTAAAAGAAAAGCAAACATCTCAAAAAATAAAAGAAGAAAAAGAGTACGAAGCAGCAGTTGAATTAGGTAAAAAAATGGAAGAGATGAATGTAACTATATACTCTAAAGCAGGAGACGGTGGAAGATTATTTGGGTCAATAACTTCTAAAGACATAGCAGCTCAAATAAAAAAAGAGCATGGAATAGAAGTAGATAAGAGAAAAATAATGTTAGACGAACCAATAAGAACTTTAGGATCAAGATTTGTAGAAATCAAAATCCATCAAAAAGTTGTTACTAAGATGAGAGTAGATGTAAAAGAAAAACAATAA
- a CDS encoding aminotransferase-like domain-containing protein, whose product MAIKFAKRMDGLKGSEIRELLKLTEKPEVISFAGGLPAPELFPVEEMKEISRLVLEESGREALQYTTTEGFGPLREQIAERMNRKLKTSVSKDDLLITSGSQQGLDFAGKIFLNEGDVVLVESPSYLGALNAFKAYCPKFIEVPTDKDGMIIEELEKILETTENVKMIYVIPDFQNPTGKTWSMDRRKKFMDVINKFEIPVVEDNPYGELRFEGEILPSLKGMDEKGLVIFLGSFSKIFCPGYRIGWVCASPEILSKFVFVKQGADLQASTISQREVSKFIDVYDLDAHVEKIKTVYKKRRDLMLSTIDECFPEVVEHTYPEGGLFTWVELPKHLDARKIMEKCLENNVAYVPGGSFFPNGGKENTFRLNYSNMPDEKIVDGVKRLAEALNEALSENVNA is encoded by the coding sequence ATGGCTATCAAATTTGCAAAAAGAATGGATGGATTAAAAGGATCTGAAATTCGTGAACTTTTAAAGTTAACTGAAAAACCTGAAGTAATATCTTTCGCAGGAGGACTTCCAGCTCCAGAATTATTTCCAGTTGAAGAAATGAAGGAAATATCAAGATTAGTTTTAGAGGAATCTGGAAGAGAGGCTCTACAATATACAACAACAGAAGGATTTGGACCTTTAAGAGAACAAATCGCAGAAAGAATGAATAGAAAGCTTAAAACTAGTGTATCAAAAGATGATTTATTAATTACAAGTGGATCACAACAAGGACTAGATTTTGCAGGTAAGATATTCTTAAATGAAGGAGATGTAGTTCTAGTAGAGAGTCCATCATACTTAGGAGCATTAAATGCTTTTAAGGCGTACTGTCCAAAGTTTATAGAAGTTCCAACTGATAAAGATGGAATGATAATTGAAGAGTTAGAAAAGATATTAGAAACAACAGAGAATGTAAAGATGATATATGTTATACCAGATTTTCAAAATCCAACAGGTAAAACATGGTCTATGGATAGACGTAAAAAATTCATGGATGTCATAAATAAGTTTGAAATACCAGTAGTAGAAGATAATCCGTATGGAGAATTAAGATTTGAAGGTGAAATTTTACCATCATTAAAAGGAATGGATGAAAAAGGATTAGTTATATTCTTAGGTTCTTTCTCTAAGATATTCTGTCCAGGATATAGAATAGGATGGGTTTGTGCATCTCCAGAAATTCTATCTAAGTTTGTATTTGTTAAGCAAGGTGCAGATTTACAAGCATCTACAATATCTCAAAGAGAGGTAAGTAAGTTTATAGATGTTTATGATTTAGATGCACATGTTGAGAAGATAAAAACAGTTTATAAAAAGCGTAGAGATTTAATGTTAAGTACAATAGATGAATGCTTCCCAGAAGTAGTAGAACATACATATCCAGAAGGAGGATTATTCACTTGGGTAGAACTACCTAAACATTTAGATGCAAGAAAAATAATGGAAAAATGTTTAGAAAATAATGTTGCTTATGTTCCAGGTGGATCTTTCTTCCCTAATGGAGGAAAAGAAAATACATTTAGATTAAATTACTCTAATATGCCAGATGAAAAAATAGTAGATGGAGTTAAGAGATTAGCAGAAGCTTTAAATGAAGCATTATCAGAAAATGTAAATGCATAA
- a CDS encoding adenylosuccinate synthase has product MKTVAIVGSQWGDEGKGKVIDYLATQADVVVRGQGGNNAGHTLVVEGKKYALHLIPSGVLNPETINVIGNGIVFDPKGFLEELAKLNADNINTKNIKISDRAHVIFPYHKELDALAEEARGDNKIGTTKKGIGPCYMDKTERSGIRICDLMDKDIFAKKLKAQIEDKNKLVKNIYGAEGFDFDAIYNEYLGYAEQIRPYVDDTSVIVYDAIKAGKKVLFEGAQGTLLDLDLGTYPYVTSSHPTSGGFSIGAGVGPNMIKDVVGIVKAYTTRVGEGPFVTELNDETGDKIRTQGREFGTTTGRARRCGWFDAVIVRYAARVNGLTSISLMLLDVLSGFDTVKICTSYKMGDKVLKEFPASLEDLAKCEPIYEELEGWSDDLTNVEKYEDLPENAKKYIAKIEELVGVSVDMVSVGPNRAQTIIRKNIF; this is encoded by the coding sequence ATGAAAACTGTTGCTATAGTAGGATCTCAATGGGGAGACGAAGGTAAAGGTAAAGTTATAGACTATTTAGCTACACAAGCTGATGTAGTAGTTAGAGGACAAGGTGGAAATAATGCAGGACATACATTAGTTGTTGAAGGAAAGAAATATGCACTACACCTAATACCATCAGGAGTTTTAAATCCAGAAACTATAAATGTAATAGGTAACGGAATAGTATTTGATCCAAAAGGATTTTTAGAAGAGTTAGCTAAATTAAATGCAGATAACATAAATACTAAAAATATAAAAATAAGTGATAGAGCGCATGTTATATTCCCATATCACAAAGAGTTAGATGCTTTAGCTGAAGAAGCTAGAGGAGACAATAAAATAGGTACAACTAAAAAAGGAATAGGACCTTGTTACATGGATAAAACAGAGAGATCTGGTATAAGAATATGTGACTTAATGGATAAAGATATATTTGCTAAAAAGCTAAAAGCTCAAATAGAAGATAAAAATAAATTAGTTAAAAATATATATGGAGCAGAAGGTTTTGATTTTGATGCTATATATAATGAATATTTAGGATATGCTGAACAAATAAGACCTTATGTAGATGATACTTCAGTTATAGTATATGATGCTATAAAAGCAGGAAAGAAAGTATTATTTGAAGGAGCTCAAGGTACATTACTAGATTTAGATTTAGGTACGTACCCATACGTAACATCATCTCATCCAACATCAGGAGGATTCTCTATAGGAGCAGGTGTTGGGCCAAATATGATAAAAGATGTAGTAGGTATAGTTAAAGCTTATACAACTAGAGTTGGAGAAGGTCCTTTTGTTACAGAGCTAAATGATGAGACTGGTGACAAAATAAGAACTCAAGGTAGAGAATTTGGAACAACTACTGGTAGAGCTAGAAGATGTGGTTGGTTTGATGCTGTAATAGTTAGATATGCAGCAAGAGTAAACGGATTAACTAGTATATCTTTAATGTTACTAGATGTTTTAAGTGGATTCGATACAGTTAAAATATGTACATCTTATAAAATGGGAGATAAAGTATTAAAAGAGTTCCCAGCTTCATTAGAAGACTTAGCTAAATGTGAGCCTATATATGAAGAATTAGAAGGTTGGTCAGATGATTTAACAAATGTAGAAAAATATGAAGATCTTCCTGAAAATGCTAAGAAATATATAGCTAAGATAGAAGAGTTAGTTGGAGTTAGTGTTGATATGGTTTCAGTTGGACCAAACAGAGCTCAAACTATAATAAGAAAGAATATATTCTAA
- a CDS encoding single-stranded DNA-binding protein, with protein sequence MNHVVLVGRLTKDPELRYIPGTGTAVATFTIAIDRDYAKKDGSRETDFIPVEVMGKSAEFCANYISKGRLVALQGSIRVDNYQNQSGERRTFTKVSARNIQALDSNKNRSDSPYPSQNQSFEPSFEPSFEPTGLDPQGFQAIDDDDIPF encoded by the coding sequence ATGAATCATGTTGTATTAGTGGGAAGATTAACAAAGGATCCTGAGTTAAGATACATCCCAGGAACAGGAACAGCCGTTGCAACATTTACTATTGCCATTGATAGAGATTATGCTAAAAAAGATGGTAGTAGAGAAACAGATTTTATACCTGTAGAGGTTATGGGAAAATCAGCTGAATTTTGTGCAAACTATATATCAAAAGGTAGATTAGTTGCGCTACAAGGTTCTATAAGAGTTGACAATTACCAAAATCAATCAGGTGAGAGAAGAACTTTCACTAAGGTTAGTGCGCGTAATATACAAGCCTTAGATAGCAATAAAAATAGATCGGATAGTCCATATCCAAGTCAAAATCAAAGCTTTGAACCTAGTTTCGAGCCAAGCTTTGAACCTACAGGTCTAGATCCTCAAGGTTTCCAAGCTATAGATGATGACGATATACCATTCTAA
- the rpsR gene encoding 30S ribosomal protein S18: MINKKRRKKKRVCQFCADKNAKIDYKNTQRLQKYVTERGKILPRRIAGTCAKHQRELTVAIKRARNLALLPYTLD; this comes from the coding sequence ATGATAAACAAAAAGAGACGTAAGAAAAAAAGAGTTTGTCAATTCTGTGCTGATAAAAACGCTAAGATAGACTACAAAAACACTCAAAGATTACAAAAATACGTAACTGAAAGAGGTAAAATATTACCTAGAAGAATAGCTGGTACTTGTGCTAAGCATCAAAGAGAATTAACAGTTGCTATAAAGAGAGCTAGAAACTTAGCTTTATTACCATATACATTAGACTAA
- the yedF gene encoding sulfurtransferase-like selenium metabolism protein YedF, translating to MRIELDARGLACPKPVINTKKELDNIDQGAVVVTVDNEIAKENIFKLAKSMNYDASVLKSEKDLICIEIIKGENVIIEEKSQESLSDTCIFINSDKMGNGNDELGHVLMKGYIYTLTESKPYPKSILFVNSGIKLTTENEATIENLKILQDAGVEILSCGTCLDYYGLKDDLKVGTVTNMYTIVETMNNSSKTISL from the coding sequence ATGAGAATAGAGTTAGATGCCAGAGGATTAGCTTGTCCTAAACCAGTTATAAATACAAAAAAAGAACTAGATAATATAGATCAAGGGGCAGTAGTTGTAACTGTAGATAACGAAATTGCTAAGGAAAATATTTTTAAATTAGCAAAATCAATGAACTATGATGCTAGTGTATTAAAATCAGAAAAAGATTTAATTTGTATAGAGATTATAAAAGGTGAAAATGTTATAATAGAAGAAAAATCACAAGAGTCTTTATCGGATACATGTATATTTATAAATTCAGATAAAATGGGAAATGGAAATGATGAATTAGGACATGTTCTTATGAAAGGATATATATATACTTTAACAGAAAGTAAACCTTATCCAAAGAGTATATTATTTGTTAATAGTGGCATAAAATTAACGACGGAAAATGAAGCGACAATAGAAAATCTTAAGATCTTACAAGATGCAGGGGTTGAAATTTTATCTTGCGGAACATGTTTGGATTATTATGGATTAAAAGATGATTTAAAGGTCGGAACAGTAACAAATATGTATACTATAGTAGAGACAATGAATAATTCGTCAAAAACTATATCTTTATAA